From one Pedobacter faecalis genomic stretch:
- a CDS encoding GIY-YIG nuclease family protein, producing the protein MRKFVYIVTDRNRTSLHVGISADLIKTLDFYKKMPCLFFDSAHQLTRLVYFEEFKTEAQALSRFKQMSRFTRAQKERIVRSCNPDWIDLTIGLDFEHIMMAKKISTQVNLQFGILS; encoded by the coding sequence ATGAGAAAATTTGTTTATATCGTTACAGACCGCAACCGTACAAGTTTACACGTAGGAATTAGTGCCGACCTTATCAAAACGCTTGATTTTTATAAGAAGATGCCTTGCCTGTTTTTTGATAGTGCACATCAACTGACAAGACTTGTGTATTTTGAGGAGTTTAAAACCGAGGCGCAGGCGCTGAGCAGATTCAAACAGATGAGTAGGTTTACAAGGGCTCAAAAGGAGCGTATTGTAAGATCTTGTAATCCCGACTGGATTGATCTTACAATAGGCCTTGATTTCGAACATATCATGATGGCGAAGAAGATTTCTACTCAGGTAAATCTTCAGTTCGGCATCCTCTCCTAG
- a CDS encoding XRE family transcriptional regulator, with product MANISSNLKYLRKKKGLTQQQFADIMEIKRSLIGAYEEDRAEPKYDLLKKIAEYFELTIDEFINENINDNWKPKPKSQGSNLRILSISVDKDENENIELVPVKASAGYLNGLSDPEYIKDLPKFHLPLPFLRNGTFRAFEIMGDSMLPIQPGSIILAEYLDNWHDIKAGDTYIVISRNEGIVYKRAGNKFRENKELKLVSDNKAYDPYNISSEDILEIWKAKAFISSALPDPTPEPTIETLTHMMSQMQKSISQLNKN from the coding sequence ATGGCAAATATCTCCTCTAACCTGAAGTACCTTAGAAAGAAAAAAGGTCTTACACAGCAGCAGTTCGCTGATATTATGGAAATTAAGCGATCGCTGATCGGAGCTTATGAGGAAGATCGGGCAGAACCTAAATATGACCTGCTAAAAAAGATAGCAGAATATTTTGAGTTGACGATAGATGAATTCATTAATGAAAACATCAATGATAACTGGAAGCCAAAACCAAAAAGTCAGGGATCTAACCTCAGGATATTAAGCATCTCGGTAGACAAAGATGAGAATGAGAACATCGAACTCGTTCCGGTTAAGGCCAGTGCAGGTTATTTAAATGGTCTGTCTGATCCGGAATACATTAAAGATCTTCCAAAATTTCATCTGCCATTACCTTTTCTCAGAAACGGCACCTTCAGGGCATTCGAGATTATGGGCGATTCCATGCTGCCTATTCAACCTGGAAGCATTATTCTTGCCGAGTACCTGGACAACTGGCATGATATAAAAGCTGGCGACACCTATATCGTTATCAGCAGAAATGAAGGTATAGTGTACAAAAGGGCCGGAAACAAATTCAGAGAGAACAAAGAACTGAAACTCGTCTCAGACAATAAAGCTTACGACCCCTATAACATATCGTCCGAAGACATTCTGGAAATATGGAAAGCAAAAGCATTTATTTCCTCTGCGCTTCCTGACCCGACGCCTGAACCAACCATCGAAACGCTGACCCACATGATGTCACAAATGCAAAAATCTATCTCTCAGCTTAATAAAAACTAG
- the thrS gene encoding threonine--tRNA ligase, translated as MINITLPDGSVRQYEKGVTAHEIALSISEGLARNVLAAEVNGDVWDSSRGIDTDATVKLLTWNDEAGKATFWHSSAHLMAEALEALYPGTKFGIGPAIETGFYYDVDFGDREFSSDDFKAIEAKMLELAKQKSVFERKAVSKEEAIAYFDEKGDEYKLDLLDGLEDGKITFYTQGAFTDLCRGPHIPNTGFIKAIKLMNVAGAYWRGDETRKQLTRIYGVTFPKASELTEYLHMIEEAKKRDHRKLGKELELFAFSEKVGMGLPLWLPKGAALRERLVQFLTKAQVKSGYEQVVTPHIGHKNLYITSGHYEKYGKDAFQPIKTPQEGEEFFLKPMNCPHHCEIYKTRPRSYKDLPLRFAEFGTVYRYEQSGELHGLTRVRGFTQDDAHLFCRPDQVKEEFKKVIDLVLYVFKSLGFDNYIAQVSLRDPDNRAKYIGSDENWKLAETAIIEAAQEKDLPTVVEYGEAAFYGPKLDFMVKDALGRKWQLGTIQVDYNLPERFELEYTGSDNQKHRPVMIHRAPFGSLERFIAVLIEHCAGNFPLWLSPEQFIILPISEKYEDYAKKVSDELNNYDIRGLIDFRDEKIGRKIRDAEVKKIPYMLIIGEKESAEGKVSVRKHGEGDLGEMTLQAFSELLIKEITV; from the coding sequence ATGATTAATATCACGTTGCCTGACGGCTCTGTCCGTCAGTATGAAAAGGGTGTAACTGCCCATGAAATAGCGCTCTCAATTTCTGAGGGCCTTGCCAGAAATGTCTTAGCAGCTGAAGTTAACGGAGACGTCTGGGATTCTTCCAGAGGGATTGACACAGATGCTACAGTAAAACTGCTTACCTGGAATGATGAAGCAGGTAAAGCAACGTTCTGGCACTCTTCTGCGCACTTAATGGCCGAGGCACTTGAGGCCTTATATCCGGGTACCAAGTTTGGTATCGGACCGGCTATTGAGACTGGCTTTTATTATGATGTGGATTTTGGCGACAGGGAGTTTTCTTCCGACGATTTCAAGGCTATTGAGGCCAAGATGCTTGAGTTAGCGAAACAGAAATCAGTATTTGAACGCAAGGCGGTTTCTAAGGAAGAGGCGATAGCTTACTTTGATGAGAAAGGCGATGAATATAAGCTGGATCTTTTGGATGGACTGGAGGATGGTAAAATTACGTTCTACACACAAGGCGCATTTACGGATTTGTGCCGCGGTCCGCATATCCCAAATACCGGATTTATCAAAGCTATTAAACTGATGAACGTTGCCGGGGCCTATTGGCGCGGTGATGAAACCAGAAAACAGCTTACCAGAATATATGGAGTGACTTTCCCTAAAGCCAGCGAGCTGACTGAGTATCTTCATATGATTGAAGAAGCGAAGAAGAGAGACCACAGGAAACTGGGTAAAGAGCTGGAATTGTTTGCTTTCTCAGAAAAGGTGGGTATGGGTTTGCCTTTGTGGCTGCCTAAGGGTGCAGCACTGCGGGAGCGTCTGGTTCAGTTTCTGACCAAGGCGCAGGTTAAGTCGGGCTACGAGCAGGTGGTGACGCCGCATATCGGGCATAAGAATCTTTATATTACTTCCGGCCACTACGAAAAATATGGCAAAGATGCGTTCCAGCCTATAAAGACCCCTCAGGAGGGCGAAGAGTTTTTCCTGAAGCCAATGAATTGTCCGCACCATTGCGAGATATATAAGACCAGGCCAAGATCATATAAAGATCTGCCCCTCCGTTTCGCAGAATTTGGGACTGTGTACCGTTATGAACAAAGCGGGGAACTGCACGGGCTTACGAGGGTGCGTGGCTTTACACAGGACGATGCGCATCTTTTTTGCCGGCCTGACCAGGTGAAGGAGGAGTTCAAGAAAGTGATTGATCTGGTTCTTTATGTGTTTAAGTCGCTCGGCTTCGATAACTATATTGCCCAGGTTTCTCTCCGGGATCCGGATAACCGTGCCAAATATATTGGTAGCGACGAGAACTGGAAACTTGCTGAAACTGCAATCATTGAAGCGGCGCAGGAAAAAGACCTTCCAACTGTTGTTGAGTATGGCGAAGCGGCATTTTACGGTCCGAAACTAGACTTCATGGTAAAAGATGCCTTGGGCCGTAAGTGGCAGCTGGGTACTATCCAGGTCGATTATAACTTGCCGGAACGCTTTGAACTGGAGTATACCGGAAGCGATAACCAGAAACATCGTCCGGTGATGATACACAGGGCGCCGTTTGGTTCATTGGAACGTTTTATTGCCGTGCTGATCGAGCACTGTGCGGGGAATTTCCCGCTGTGGTTATCGCCCGAACAATTCATCATTCTTCCGATCTCTGAGAAGTATGAAGATTATGCAAAAAAAGTTTCAGATGAATTAAATAATTACGATATTCGCGGGCTGATTGACTTCCGTGACGAGAAGATTGGAAGGAAAATCAGGGATGCAGAGGTCAAAAAGATTCCTTACATGCTGATTATCGGCGAAAAGGAGAGTGCCGAAGGAAAGGTCTCTGTGAGAAAGCATGGTGAAGGAGATTTAGGGGAAATGACCCTGCAAGCGTTTAGTGAATTATTAATAAAAGAAATAACAGTTTAA
- the infC gene encoding translation initiation factor IF-3, whose amino-acid sequence MALGRPGFNRGPRPPFKKKEAEHNINQFIKAPEVRLAGDNVEQGIYPLSKALAIADELELDLVEISPNANPPVCRVMDYSKFVYEQKKKQKEIKANAKQTVIKEIRFGPNTSDHDFQFKLKHAISFLENGEKVRAYVHFKGRAIVYKEQGEILLLKFAQALEDYGKVELLPKLEGKRMFLTLAPKVAKK is encoded by the coding sequence TTGGCATTAGGCAGACCAGGATTTAATAGGGGACCACGTCCTCCTTTTAAGAAAAAAGAAGCAGAACATAATATTAATCAGTTCATCAAAGCTCCTGAAGTGAGATTGGCTGGCGATAATGTTGAACAGGGGATTTATCCTTTGTCAAAAGCTTTGGCCATTGCTGACGAACTTGAACTGGACTTGGTTGAGATTTCTCCTAATGCGAACCCGCCTGTATGCCGTGTAATGGACTACAGTAAGTTTGTGTATGAGCAGAAGAAAAAGCAGAAGGAAATTAAAGCCAACGCCAAGCAAACTGTTATAAAGGAGATCAGATTTGGCCCTAATACCAGCGATCATGATTTTCAGTTTAAACTTAAGCACGCGATCAGTTTCCTGGAGAATGGGGAAAAGGTTCGCGCTTATGTTCATTTCAAAGGGCGCGCTATTGTTTACAAGGAGCAGGGAGAAATTCTTTTGCTTAAGTTTGCTCAGGCCCTTGAAGACTATGGCAAGGTTGAATTGCTTCCGAAACTGGAAGGAAAGCGTATGTTTTTAACGCTTGCTCCAAAAGTTGCAAAAAAATAG
- the bioD gene encoding dethiobiotin synthase encodes MKKYFITGIGTGIGKTIISAILTEKLNADYWKPIQSGDLDVSDSLLVGQLISNTKTTIHPEKYRLGQPLSPHLSARLDGIEIDKDLIQLPAQANTLIVEGAGGLMVPLNDRDLILDLIKSLGVKVIVVSQNYLGSINHTLLTLEVLKHYQIPVEGLIFNGKSNSETEEYIEKYSGVKILGKVPALNVITKETIAEAGKYITI; translated from the coding sequence ATGAAAAAATATTTTATCACCGGAATAGGTACAGGGATAGGAAAAACAATCATCAGTGCCATCTTAACAGAAAAGCTTAATGCCGATTACTGGAAACCTATTCAATCGGGCGATCTGGATGTTAGCGATAGTCTGCTTGTGGGGCAACTGATCAGCAATACAAAAACAACGATTCATCCAGAGAAATACCGGCTTGGACAACCTTTATCTCCCCACCTGTCTGCCCGGCTTGATGGGATCGAAATCGATAAAGATCTTATTCAGTTACCAGCGCAAGCAAACACACTTATAGTTGAGGGTGCCGGAGGGCTAATGGTGCCGTTGAACGATCGTGACCTGATCCTGGATCTTATCAAATCCTTAGGTGTTAAAGTTATCGTCGTCTCACAGAACTATTTGGGTAGCATCAATCATACACTACTCACCCTGGAGGTTCTGAAGCATTACCAAATTCCTGTAGAAGGCCTGATTTTTAATGGTAAGAGCAATTCAGAGACGGAAGAATATATTGAAAAATACAGTGGCGTGAAGATTCTTGGAAAAGTACCGGCTTTAAATGTCATCACTAAAGAAACAATTGCAGAAGCAGGCAAATACATTACAATATGA
- a CDS encoding RecQ family ATP-dependent DNA helicase — MNELEVLKQYWGFDHFRPLQDEIVASVLAGSDVLALLPTGGGKSVCFQVPAMVMEGICIVVSPLVALMKDQVENLKRKGIEAVAIYAGMGKREIDILLDNCIYGPVKFLFLSPERLMSDLVRTRISYMNVNLIAVDEAHCVSQWGYDFRPPYLLVGAIRELHPEVPLIALTATATDRVREDILEKLQMKQARIFVQSFARKNLSYVVQQDQDKYKKLLRIVGNIKGSGLVYVRNRRETTEVALFLKRNGVSADFYHAGVEKVERFNKQENWTRGRTRVMVATNAFGMGIDKPDVRFVVHLDLPESLEAYYQEAGRAGRDGNRSYAVLLANQSDEMTLQSRYEHSFPSVDETRKVYHDLANYFQLAFGAGEGVAFSFDLADFCKRFNISVIKAMAALKFLEREGYLTLSEHIFLPSRLMFLASHEDVYRFQIENAGYDRLIKAILRSYGGAFEQFVKISESDLGNRTANSYDDVVRQLTQLQQFGLISYLPQSDQPQLQFVRPRVDFTHLDIDAKYIELRKKIYQDQISSVLGYVQTWKCRTIQLLAYFGEQEAAKCGVCDVCLAEKKADDTAQLADNIDYAIITRLQLGNASLDELMAELQAGTEQEQLERVRELLDAGRIKTDGKNYYL, encoded by the coding sequence ATGAACGAACTGGAGGTTTTAAAGCAATACTGGGGATTTGATCATTTCAGGCCTTTGCAGGACGAGATCGTTGCCTCGGTTTTAGCAGGTAGTGACGTTTTAGCACTCTTGCCTACGGGTGGTGGCAAGTCGGTCTGTTTCCAGGTACCTGCTATGGTTATGGAGGGCATCTGCATCGTTGTTTCGCCACTTGTGGCGCTGATGAAAGATCAGGTGGAGAACCTGAAGCGAAAGGGAATTGAAGCCGTTGCGATCTATGCGGGTATGGGAAAGCGGGAAATTGACATTTTGCTGGACAACTGCATATACGGCCCGGTGAAGTTTTTGTTTTTATCGCCAGAACGCCTGATGTCTGACCTGGTGCGTACGCGCATCTCCTACATGAATGTTAACTTGATTGCGGTAGACGAGGCGCATTGTGTGTCGCAATGGGGCTATGATTTCAGACCGCCTTATCTGCTGGTGGGCGCCATACGCGAACTGCACCCGGAAGTTCCGCTTATTGCGCTGACGGCTACTGCTACCGATCGGGTTCGGGAAGATATTCTGGAAAAGCTGCAAATGAAGCAGGCCCGGATTTTCGTGCAGAGTTTTGCGAGAAAGAACCTGAGTTATGTGGTTCAGCAGGACCAGGACAAATACAAGAAGCTTCTGCGGATAGTTGGAAATATTAAGGGAAGCGGACTTGTTTACGTACGAAACAGGCGCGAGACGACTGAAGTGGCACTTTTTTTAAAGCGGAACGGTGTGTCGGCTGATTTCTATCACGCAGGCGTTGAAAAAGTCGAGCGTTTCAATAAACAGGAAAACTGGACGCGGGGGCGCACAAGGGTTATGGTGGCTACAAATGCTTTTGGTATGGGTATAGATAAGCCTGATGTGAGATTTGTCGTGCATTTAGATCTTCCCGAGAGCCTGGAGGCCTACTATCAGGAGGCTGGTCGCGCAGGCCGGGATGGCAACCGCTCATATGCTGTGCTGCTGGCAAACCAGTCGGACGAAATGACGCTGCAATCGCGCTACGAACACAGTTTCCCGTCGGTAGACGAGACGAGAAAGGTATATCATGATTTGGCCAATTACTTTCAGCTGGCTTTTGGTGCAGGGGAGGGCGTAGCTTTCAGTTTTGACCTGGCCGATTTTTGTAAGCGATTTAATATCAGTGTGATCAAAGCGATGGCGGCGCTGAAATTCCTGGAGCGGGAAGGTTACCTGACGCTCTCTGAACATATTTTTCTTCCTTCGAGACTGATGTTTCTGGCCAGTCACGAAGATGTATACCGTTTTCAGATTGAAAATGCCGGATATGATCGTCTCATTAAAGCGATACTGCGCTCGTACGGCGGGGCTTTCGAACAGTTTGTGAAGATCAGCGAGTCGGACCTGGGCAACCGGACGGCGAATTCTTATGATGATGTGGTGAGGCAGCTCACACAGCTTCAGCAGTTTGGCCTGATCTCTTATTTGCCGCAAAGCGATCAGCCACAGCTGCAGTTTGTAAGGCCAAGAGTCGACTTTACGCATCTGGACATAGATGCTAAATATATTGAGCTCCGTAAAAAGATCTATCAGGACCAGATTTCTTCGGTGCTTGGCTATGTGCAGACCTGGAAATGCAGGACCATTCAGCTGCTCGCTTATTTCGGTGAACAGGAGGCGGCAAAATGTGGGGTTTGCGATGTTTGTCTGGCCGAAAAGAAGGCAGATGACACCGCACAGCTTGCGGACAATATAGATTACGCGATCATTACCCGCCTGCAGCTTGGAAATGCCAGTCTGGACGAACTTATGGCCGAACTACAGGCAGGAACGGAGCAGGAGCAACTGGAGCGTGTGCGTGAATTGCTTGATGCGGGAAGGATTAAAACAGATGGCAAAAATTATTACCTTTAG
- the rpmI gene encoding 50S ribosomal protein L35, with amino-acid sequence MPKMKTNSSAKKRFSLTGTGKIARKNAFKSHILTKMSTKRKRNLGHTSMVSDADMGNVKRMLAIGK; translated from the coding sequence ATGCCAAAAATGAAAACCAATTCCAGTGCCAAAAAGCGTTTTTCGCTTACTGGAACAGGTAAAATCGCAAGGAAGAACGCATTCAAAAGCCACATCTTGACAAAGATGTCGACTAAACGTAAGCGTAACTTAGGGCACACTTCAATGGTGTCAGATGCTGACATGGGCAACGTTAAGCGTATGCTCGCAATCGGTAAGTAA
- the rplT gene encoding 50S ribosomal protein L20 codes for MPRSVNAVASRRRRKKVLNLAKGYWGSRSKVFTIAKNTVEKGLQYAYRDRKVKKREFRGLWIQRINAGARQHGISYSQLIGKLAAKNIGLNRKVLADLAMNHPEAFKAVVDAVK; via the coding sequence ATGCCACGTTCGGTAAACGCAGTAGCTTCGAGAAGAAGAAGAAAAAAGGTTCTTAATTTAGCCAAAGGCTATTGGGGATCAAGAAGCAAGGTATTCACCATTGCTAAGAACACAGTCGAAAAAGGTTTGCAGTATGCATACCGCGACCGTAAAGTAAAGAAAAGAGAGTTTCGTGGATTGTGGATCCAGCGCATTAACGCCGGAGCCCGTCAGCACGGTATATCGTACTCACAACTGATTGGTAAATTAGCTGCTAAAAATATTGGTTTGAACCGTAAGGTACTTGCTGATCTAGCAATGAATCATCCAGAGGCTTTCAAAGCTGTAGTTGATGCAGTAAAGTAA
- a CDS encoding (Fe-S)-binding protein, translating to MKVELFVPCFVDQLSPETAFNTIKLLEKAGCEVSYNADQTCCGQPAYNAGYWEQAKVVGNKFLTDFSDNNYIVAPSASCVGMVKGGYNDLFTNSIVHNKCRSIQANIFELSDFLVNVLKRDYFGAELEGRAVYHDSCSALRECKIKDEPRLLLSKVHGLELVEMKDTDMCCGFGGTFAVKFDAISSAMAEQKVNHALEQDAEYIISTDHSCLMHLQGYIDKNNIPLKTMHLADVLANGWLESTEY from the coding sequence ATGAAAGTCGAATTATTTGTCCCATGTTTTGTAGATCAGTTGTCGCCCGAGACTGCATTTAATACCATTAAGTTATTGGAGAAAGCTGGCTGTGAGGTCAGTTACAATGCTGATCAGACATGTTGCGGGCAGCCGGCTTATAATGCCGGATATTGGGAGCAGGCAAAGGTGGTCGGCAATAAGTTTCTGACAGATTTTTCAGACAACAATTATATTGTTGCACCTTCCGCGTCGTGTGTGGGTATGGTTAAGGGCGGGTACAACGATTTGTTTACCAATTCTATCGTGCATAACAAATGCCGGAGCATCCAGGCAAACATTTTTGAGTTGTCTGACTTTTTGGTGAACGTACTGAAACGCGACTACTTCGGGGCAGAATTGGAGGGTAGGGCAGTGTATCACGACTCATGTAGCGCCTTAAGAGAGTGTAAAATCAAGGATGAGCCGCGCCTGCTTCTTTCCAAGGTGCACGGTTTGGAACTTGTGGAAATGAAGGACACAGATATGTGCTGCGGTTTCGGGGGTACTTTTGCTGTAAAATTTGACGCCATATCTTCTGCAATGGCTGAGCAGAAAGTTAACCACGCGCTTGAGCAGGACGCCGAGTATATTATTTCAACCGACCATTCCTGCCTGATGCATCTGCAGGGCTATATCGACAAAAATAACATTCCGCTGAAAACGATGCATCTGGCGGATGTTTTAGCAAACGGGTGGCTTGAAAGTACAGAATATTAG
- a CDS encoding MFS transporter translates to MQKNDKSVIRSWAFFDWANSAYNLVITSTIFPAYYTIITTTEAFGDQVTFFGRTFTNTALSNYALSFAYLVMVILLPVLSSVADYRGNKKTFMKFFTYMGAAACMGLYFFKLETLELGIICFVIAAMGYIGGILFNNSYLPEIATPDQQDRVSAQGYAYGYVGSVLLQIICFVFVLKPEIFGITDPSFPPRLSFLLVGIWWIVFAQIPFRRLPGSGRNREAMVRSRVKSGFEELSKVWTQLKNMAFLKRYLVAFFFYSMGVQTIMLAAAGFGEKTLHLGTSKLIAVILIIQLVAIAGAMLMSRAAVKWGNVNVLIAVVLVWIATCICAYFINNEFQFYGLAVIVGLIMGGIQSLSRSTYSKYLPANTPDTASFFSFYDVTEKLAIVIGLFSFALIEEATGSMKNSIIALASFFIVGLVFLLLLRKSSRNPYAAADLH, encoded by the coding sequence ATGCAGAAAAACGATAAAAGCGTCATCCGTTCATGGGCTTTCTTTGATTGGGCTAACTCGGCCTATAACCTGGTGATTACTTCTACGATTTTCCCAGCGTATTATACGATCATTACTACTACCGAGGCTTTTGGCGACCAAGTCACTTTTTTTGGTCGCACCTTTACCAACACGGCTTTATCCAATTACGCTTTGTCTTTCGCTTACCTTGTTATGGTAATCCTGCTGCCGGTACTTTCTTCAGTAGCCGATTACCGGGGCAATAAAAAAACATTCATGAAATTCTTCACCTATATGGGCGCTGCAGCTTGTATGGGTCTCTATTTCTTCAAACTAGAAACGCTGGAACTGGGCATTATTTGCTTTGTCATAGCAGCGATGGGGTATATTGGAGGTATACTGTTCAATAATTCTTATCTGCCCGAGATTGCAACGCCCGACCAGCAGGATCGTGTGAGCGCGCAAGGCTATGCCTATGGCTATGTCGGATCTGTTCTATTACAAATTATATGCTTTGTTTTTGTACTGAAGCCTGAAATCTTTGGTATTACTGATCCGTCCTTCCCTCCGCGACTTTCTTTTCTGCTGGTAGGTATCTGGTGGATCGTTTTTGCACAGATTCCTTTTCGCCGCTTGCCGGGCTCGGGCAGAAACCGTGAGGCTATGGTGAGAAGCCGGGTAAAGAGCGGTTTTGAAGAGTTGTCTAAGGTTTGGACGCAACTGAAAAATATGGCTTTCCTGAAGCGGTATCTGGTAGCTTTTTTCTTTTATTCGATGGGCGTGCAAACCATTATGCTGGCAGCAGCCGGATTTGGTGAAAAAACCTTGCATCTCGGCACGTCGAAATTGATTGCAGTGATCCTTATTATACAACTGGTGGCTATTGCCGGCGCAATGCTTATGTCTCGTGCGGCTGTAAAATGGGGTAATGTAAATGTCCTTATTGCGGTCGTACTGGTATGGATAGCCACTTGTATATGTGCGTACTTTATCAACAATGAGTTTCAATTTTATGGGCTGGCAGTCATTGTAGGCCTCATTATGGGGGGTATCCAGTCCTTGTCCCGTTCTACCTATTCCAAATACCTGCCTGCAAACACTCCGGATACAGCTTCTTTTTTTAGTTTTTACGATGTTACGGAAAAACTGGCCATCGTGATCGGACTCTTCAGCTTTGCGCTGATTGAGGAAGCTACCGGAAGCATGAAGAACTCTATTATTGCGCTTGCGTCCTTTTTCATCGTTGGTTTAGTATTTTTGCTGCTGCTCAGGAAGAGCAGCCGGAATCCATACGCAGCTGCCGATTTGCATTAA
- a CDS encoding aminotransferase class I/II-fold pyridoxal phosphate-dependent enzyme, which translates to MTRAEQFMQSRLEQRTLAGSLRRLEQPGALIDFSSNDYLGFARSGALRERAEGILNSLGNYKHGATGSRLLSGNHAFTEETEAYIAAFHGAESGLIFNSGYDANVGLLSSLPQRGDTIISDELVHASIKDGARLSHANRFTFKHNDVDQLESRLRKASGNIYVVVESVYSMDGDLAPLLTISTLCERYDAALIVDEAHATGLFGDHGRGLVSQLKLESKVFARIMTFGKALGSHGAAVIGSNTLRNYLINFARSFIYTTAAPVHGIAMVSAGYHLLNDTNYTEAIANTIKLYTARMQAEMPHIITTESTIQTLICPSNDSCRNAAAQLQSQGFDVRAILSPTVPVGYERLRICLHLYNTDPEISGLVNALSKLNV; encoded by the coding sequence ATGACCAGAGCTGAGCAATTTATGCAAAGCAGACTAGAGCAGCGTACTTTAGCCGGTTCGCTAAGGAGGCTGGAGCAGCCGGGCGCTCTGATAGACTTTTCTTCTAATGACTACCTCGGTTTTGCACGGTCTGGCGCGCTGAGAGAGCGGGCTGAGGGCATATTAAATTCGCTCGGCAATTATAAACATGGCGCCACCGGATCGCGACTACTATCGGGCAACCACGCTTTTACAGAAGAAACAGAAGCTTACATTGCAGCATTCCATGGGGCAGAAAGCGGATTAATTTTCAATTCAGGCTATGATGCCAACGTCGGGCTTTTATCTTCCCTACCTCAGCGCGGTGACACCATTATTTCTGATGAACTCGTTCATGCCAGCATCAAAGACGGAGCACGCTTATCGCACGCAAACAGGTTTACGTTTAAACATAACGATGTCGACCAGTTGGAGTCCAGACTAAGGAAAGCGTCAGGAAACATCTACGTGGTCGTAGAAAGCGTTTATTCCATGGACGGCGATCTGGCACCTCTACTCACCATAAGTACGTTATGTGAACGCTATGACGCGGCATTGATTGTCGACGAAGCGCATGCCACGGGTCTTTTTGGAGATCATGGCCGAGGCTTGGTGTCACAGCTTAAACTGGAATCAAAAGTGTTTGCACGCATCATGACCTTCGGTAAAGCCCTTGGTTCTCATGGGGCCGCTGTGATCGGAAGCAATACTCTGAGGAACTACCTCATCAATTTTGCCAGAAGTTTCATTTATACCACGGCAGCTCCGGTACACGGAATTGCGATGGTCAGCGCCGGTTATCATTTGCTTAACGACACCAACTACACAGAAGCAATAGCCAACACAATCAAGCTATATACCGCCAGAATGCAGGCTGAGATGCCACATATAATAACGACGGAAAGTACTATTCAAACCCTGATCTGTCCGTCAAACGACAGCTGCAGGAATGCAGCAGCACAACTTCAAAGTCAGGGCTTCGACGTACGGGCTATCTTAAGCCCTACCGTTCCGGTTGGCTATGAACGACTAAGAATATGTCTTCATCTATACAATACCGACCCTGAGATTAGCGGCTTAGTCAATGCATTATCAAAACTTAACGTATGA